The DNA window ATCCGGCAGTTGAAACGGCTGCGTCACGGCAGGGTCGGCCTTTCGTCCATGGGCGCGGGGGGCCGGTCGGCCCGGCCCCCCGCACGAGATCAGCAGTGCCCTACCCCTGGTGGCCTCGGGATAAGGGGGAGTTCACTGCTTCAGGTGACGGACGGGTCGTTCCGCGGCGCGGCGGCCCGGCGCGGGATAGGGACCCCCTGTCCGGGCTCCTTCGCCCCGTCGCCGTACTGGTCGGCCTGGATCCGGAACATGGCGGCGTAGCGGCCGCCCCGGGCCAGCAGCTCCTCGTGGCTGCCCCGTTCGACGAGCCGGCCCTCGTGCAGCACGTAGATCACGTCGGCGTACCGCACCCCCGACATGCGGTGGGTGACCAGGACGACCGCGCGCTGCGGCCCCGCCAGGCCGCGGATGCTGTCGAAGGCGGCGATCTCCGCCTCCGGGTCCAGCGCCGAGGTGGGCTCGTCCACGACCAGGACGCGGGCGTCGCGGAAGCGGGTGCGGGCCAGCCCGAACTTCTGCCACTGGCCGCCGGACAGCTCCGAGGCACCCCTGAACATCCGGGCGAGCAGCGTCTCGTAGCCGTGCGGGAGCTTCTCGACGACCTGGTCGGCGCCCGCGTACCGGGCCGCGGCCGCCACGTCGGCGGCTTGCTCCGGGGACCCGTCCTCGCCGCCGGCGGCGGGGCGTCCGATGGCGATGTTGGTACGGGCGGTCACCGGCCAGCGCTCGAAGTCCTGGGTGAGCAGCGAGACCCGGTCGAAGACCTGCTCCCGGTCGGCCTCCCGTACGTCCACCCCGTCCCAGGTCAGCGCACCGGTGTCGGGCAGGTGCAGCCCGGCGAGGAGTTTGACCAGGGTGCTCTTGCCGGAGCCGTTCTCGCCGACCAGCGCGGTGACGGTGCCCGCCTCGATGGTGAGGCTGACCCCGCTCAGGGCGGGCTCGTCGCGGTCCGGGTAGCGGAAGGAGACGTCCTCGAGCCTGAGCGTGCCGAGCCGCTCGGGCAGCGGCACCCCGCCGGACGGGACAGCACGGCGGCCCGCCTCGGCGACGAACCGCTCCAGGTCCCTGACGTACAGGGACTCCTCGTGCAGGGTGTTGGTGGTGGCGACGAGGGCGCCCAGGCTCGCCGAGCCGGTGCGCACCGCGATCACGGCGGTGCCGGCGACGGCGAGGTCCATCCGGCCGGTGACGATCAGCAGGCCCATCGCCGTGTAGGTGACGAGGGCGGCGACGCCGGACAGGGCGGCGGCGAGCAGCTCGGTAGCGGCCTTGTCCCGGGCGAGGCGGGTGGCCTCGCCCTCGGCGTGCTCGGCCATGTTGCGGTAGTGGCCGAGGAGGTAGCGCCCGACTCCGTGCACCCGTACCTCGGGGGCCGACGTACGGGAGATCAGCAGCTGGCCGATGAGCCGGGCGGCGCGGACGTGCTCCACCCAGGTCATCATGGACAGGTAGCGCCGCTGCGCCACCCGCATCGCGCCCCAGCCGCGGGGCGCGGCGATGAGCAGCAGCATCGGCAGCAGCAGCGGGTGCAGCACGGTGAGCACTCCGGCGGTGGCGACCAGCGAGATCAGCCCGCCGAGGGTCGCCACGCAGGCCCCGACGGTCCGGCGGGCCGAGGGCGGGCCCCACTGGGCGCTGTCGAGCAGCCGCCGGAACTCCCCGTCCTCGATGGCCTCGAGCTCCACCTCGACGGCGGCCTTCAGGTACTGCTCGTGCGCGGCCCGCTCCACCTTGGGCTCCAGGCGCCCGGCGGCCGCGGTGGACCAGGAGGCCAGTACGGCTCCCAGTACGGCGACCAGCGCACCCGCGGCGAGCGCGGGCAGGGCGGCGTGCAGCCGGTCGGCGGCGCTGCCCGCGCCGAACAGCGTACGCAGCACCCGGCTCAGGACGAGCAGCCCGGCGGCGGAGGTGACCCCCTGCCCGGCCTCGGCGAAGGCGACGGTGAGCAGGGCGCGCCGGTCGGTGTCCCACGCGAGCCGCAGCGTCCCGCCGGCCATCCGCGGCATGGAGCGCAGGGTGGTCAGGAGCCGGCTCTCCAGTTGGGCGTACTCGTGGTTGGCCCAGCCGGCGTCGTAGCGCAGGGGCCCGCCGAACAGCCGCCGCTCACTCTCGGAGACGGCCGGATCGGCGGCCGCCGGCCGCTTGAGGAGCCGCACGCGAAGCCTCATCCGCGGCCACCCCCGCCCACTGCCGGGTCGAACGCCACATGAACGTGCACGAATCGCAAGATTCCTCCCGAGGTGCCGCGGCCGCGAACTGACGACGGCAAGAACGTGGCTGCTCAGAGGCACGTCACGGTCCTGCGGGGGCGAACGCCCGCACAGAGTTGCGGTGTTCGGGCGGACCCCAAGGGGCGGGCGGACCAGGCGCCGTGACGCGGCGTTCGAACCACTCTGAGGTGGGCATGACCCCGTTCGAGGGATTGCGCGGGCCCGCGCACGGTGCCGCGTCCCCCGCCTCTGGGAGCGCTGGTTCGGCCGTGGCCCGTGGGGCTGCCGTGGCGCTTCTCGGGCTGGGACCCGGACCGGCCGGGCAGCGGGCGAAGCTCAGCTCGCCGGGCGGAGTTCGCGTCGGGGCGGGCTGATTGCCAGGCCTTGACGGCGTGGTTCCAGTCGTCGCCCGTGAGGGCGGCGGGGGAGGCCGCGAAATAGGCCGTCCTCCTCGCCCTTCCGGGGGGCGAGGAGGACGGCCGTGATCGTCGAGAGCAGGGAGCCGGCGCGCGGGGCGGATCCGGCGTCCAGGGCGCGGAGGGCGGCGCCCGCCGCGTTCGTCACCGTCTCGTGCTCCGCGATGAATTTCTTGATCAGCGGGATCCGGCGGCAGCCGCCGGAATGGCCATCCGGACCGTGTGGAGGGGCTACTCCGCTTCGCCCTCCAGGTTGCCCTCGGTGTCCAGGTAGACCTGGCGGAGGGATTCGAGGATTTGCGGGTCCGGCTTCTCCCACATGCCGCGGGACTCGGCCTCGAGGAGGCGTTCCGCGATGCCGTGCAGGGCCCACGGGTTGGCCTCTTCGAGGAAGGCGCGGTTCTCCGGGTCCAGGACGTACGTCTCGGTGAGCTTGTCGTACATCCAGTCCGCGACCACGCCCGTGGTGGCGTCGTAGCCGAAGAGGTAGTCGACCGTGGCCGCGAGCTCGAAGGCGCCCTTGTAGCCGTGGCGGCGCATCGCCTCGATCCACTTGGGGTTCACCACGCGGGCGCGGAAGACGCGCGAGGTCTCCTCGACCAGGGTGCGGGTCTTGACCGTTTCCGGGCGGGTGGAGTCGCCGATGTACGCCTCCGGGGCCGTGCCGCGCAGGGCGCGGACCGTCGCCACCATGCCGCCGTGGTACTGGAAGTAGTCGTCCGAGTCCGCGATGTCGTGCTCGCGGGTGTCCGTGTTCTTCGCGGCCACCGTGATGCGCTTGTAGGCCGTTTCCATCTCGTCGCGGGCCGGGCGGCCCTCCAGGCCCCGGCCGTACGCGTAGCCGCCCCAGACCGTGTAGACCTCCGCGAGGTCGGCGTCCGTGCGCCAGTCGCGGGAGTCGATCAGCTGGAGGATGCCCGCGCCGTAGGTGCCGGGGCGGGAGCCGAAGATACGGGTCGTGGCGCGGCGTTCGTCACCGTGGACGGCGAGGTCCGCCTGGGCGTGGGCGCGGATGAAGTTCTGGTCCGCCGGCTCGTCGAGGGACGCCGCCAGCCGGACCGCGTCGTCCAGGAGGCCGATGACGTGCGGGAACGCGTCGCGGAAGAAGCCCGAGATGCGCAGGGTGACGTCGATGCGGGGCCGGCCGAGCTCGGCGAGGGGGATGGCTTCCAGGCCGGTCACGCGGCGCGAGGCCTCGTCCCAGACCGGGCGGATGCCGAGCAGGGACATCGCCTCCGCCACGTCGTCGCCCGCGGTGCGCATCGCGCTCGTGCCCCACAGGGACAGGCCGACGGACGCCGGCCACTCGCCGTTGTCCGTGCGGTAGCGGGTCAGGAGGG is part of the Streptomyces subrutilus genome and encodes:
- a CDS encoding ABC transporter ATP-binding protein: MRLRVRLLKRPAAADPAVSESERRLFGGPLRYDAGWANHEYAQLESRLLTTLRSMPRMAGGTLRLAWDTDRRALLTVAFAEAGQGVTSAAGLLVLSRVLRTLFGAGSAADRLHAALPALAAGALVAVLGAVLASWSTAAAGRLEPKVERAAHEQYLKAAVEVELEAIEDGEFRRLLDSAQWGPPSARRTVGACVATLGGLISLVATAGVLTVLHPLLLPMLLLIAAPRGWGAMRVAQRRYLSMMTWVEHVRAARLIGQLLISRTSAPEVRVHGVGRYLLGHYRNMAEHAEGEATRLARDKAATELLAAALSGVAALVTYTAMGLLIVTGRMDLAVAGTAVIAVRTGSASLGALVATTNTLHEESLYVRDLERFVAEAGRRAVPSGGVPLPERLGTLRLEDVSFRYPDRDEPALSGVSLTIEAGTVTALVGENGSGKSTLVKLLAGLHLPDTGALTWDGVDVREADREQVFDRVSLLTQDFERWPVTARTNIAIGRPAAGGEDGSPEQAADVAAAARYAGADQVVEKLPHGYETLLARMFRGASELSGGQWQKFGLARTRFRDARVLVVDEPTSALDPEAEIAAFDSIRGLAGPQRAVVLVTHRMSGVRYADVIYVLHEGRLVERGSHEELLARGGRYAAMFRIQADQYGDGAKEPGQGVPIPRRAAAPRNDPSVT